A window of Acidobacteriota bacterium contains these coding sequences:
- a CDS encoding TrkH family potassium uptake protein, producing MGRRPPAQLLTLSLAALIAVGTVLLWLPVSASGVGLSFIDAFFTATSAVCVTGLIVVDTPGDLSLFGQLVVLLLIQAGGLGYMAITTVVAVALGRQITIRDRLTLQEALNVQTMDGLVRFTLAVFRFTLLFELVGAALLASRWAAEFGAGRAAYLGLFHAVSAFNNAGFSLFPDSLMSQRGDWVVNLIVMALILSGGVGFVVLTEVTRWRPRKRLSLHTKLVMTVTALLVIGATVAILVLERHNPATLAELEPGEAVLAAVFQAVTPRTAGFNTLNTGALLTPTLFLLMVLMFVGAAPGGTAGGVKITTVSIAVAALWATIHGREEATLFRRRLAPALVARAFFISLTALLAVAVITGLLLAVEARGLLPTLFEATSAFGTVGLSMGEGDGPVSLAAHFSAAGKLLVIVMMFAGRIGPLTLAVAMAYRGRPPRVRYPEGKVLVG from the coding sequence ATGGGGCGCCGACCGCCGGCCCAGCTCCTCACACTCAGCCTGGCAGCGCTCATCGCCGTCGGCACGGTGCTGCTCTGGTTGCCGGTCTCCGCATCGGGCGTCGGACTCAGCTTCATCGACGCGTTCTTCACGGCCACGTCCGCTGTCTGCGTCACCGGCCTCATCGTCGTCGACACACCCGGCGACCTCTCACTGTTCGGCCAGCTCGTCGTGCTCCTGCTGATTCAGGCCGGGGGACTCGGCTACATGGCCATCACCACCGTCGTCGCGGTCGCTCTGGGACGGCAGATCACGATTCGCGATCGCCTCACCCTGCAGGAAGCCCTGAACGTCCAGACGATGGACGGCCTCGTCCGCTTCACGCTCGCGGTCTTCAGGTTCACGCTCCTTTTCGAGTTGGTGGGCGCAGCGCTGCTGGCCTCCCGGTGGGCCGCCGAGTTCGGAGCCGGCCGCGCTGCCTATCTCGGACTCTTCCATGCGGTATCAGCCTTCAACAACGCCGGCTTCTCCCTGTTCCCGGACAGTCTGATGAGCCAGCGTGGCGACTGGGTCGTGAACCTCATCGTGATGGCGCTCATCCTCTCCGGCGGCGTCGGGTTCGTGGTCTTGACGGAAGTGACACGGTGGCGCCCCCGGAAGCGCCTGTCGCTGCACACGAAACTGGTGATGACCGTGACCGCCCTTCTGGTGATCGGGGCGACGGTCGCCATCCTCGTGCTCGAGCGTCACAACCCCGCCACCCTGGCTGAACTCGAACCTGGAGAGGCAGTCCTGGCGGCCGTCTTTCAGGCCGTGACGCCCCGCACCGCGGGTTTCAACACCCTGAACACGGGTGCGCTGCTGACACCGACCCTGTTCCTGTTGATGGTCCTGATGTTCGTCGGCGCGGCGCCTGGAGGCACGGCCGGAGGTGTGAAGATCACGACGGTCAGCATTGCCGTCGCTGCGCTGTGGGCCACCATCCACGGCAGGGAGGAGGCGACCCTCTTCAGGCGGCGTCTCGCCCCCGCCCTCGTCGCCCGCGCCTTCTTCATCAGCCTGACCGCGCTCCTGGCGGTTGCCGTCATCACCGGCCTCCTCCTCGCCGTCGAAGCCCGCGGTCTGCTGCCGACGCTGTTCGAGGCCACGTCGGCCTTCGGCACGGTCGGTCTGTCGATGGGAGAGGGAGACGGCCCGGTGAGCCTGGCGGCGCACTTTTCGGCCGCTGGAAAGCTCCTCGTGATCGTGATGATGTTCGCGGGTCGCATCGGCCCGCTGACGCTGGCCGTGGCGATGGCGTATCGAGGACGCCCGCCGCGGGTTCGCTACCCGG